A genomic region of Metopolophium dirhodum isolate CAU chromosome 1, ASM1992520v1, whole genome shotgun sequence contains the following coding sequences:
- the LOC132934573 gene encoding uncharacterized protein LOC132934573 isoform X1 — protein MDQGDNENIQYIEQFFEDQRYNDSISGSTHNLNEDYIITPLNVEKNNNNISASASSSNRYSPYSPHPKYGVYKPMEWTSRTIMALLQTTNDGRFIMTDAKVNNGHLSDEAQNSLTKLLINYLFQDKSRGTDFYFRKIASLIIEIFPKEQEKLYFIPSSSGNNSHAKGKLVERWKNVSRRLRSIGAIEGERKTKCANDISPAVITFSDEIEAAKVWLSKSGSSSDFDEVIKHWKLTYDIRKTEIHGSDISKRHLSEIFKSWPILCGPKGYVLVFEDFNLEYPIIKNLLHDWPTFIKKWTYFSNNLLSLRRNSVKDNYGKDILKQLDAVQLSGNTRTCNILKLLLIPYLVPTKTQIKNNKKSWKPSLVESAAAFVVHVTNLTGLEAELDKRIQKYIQYGTTIQPFIVLVGKDIFSIKYCYIRVDDQFWTFDCPLEAVDACFKTYMALHCCYPKECYESWIILQLQLYNLETIYDRQSSVIVSLNSKMNTMNETVSI, from the exons atggaCCAGGGCGATAacgaaaatatacaatatattgag CAGTTTTTTGAAGATCAAAGATATAATGATAGTATTTCTGGAAGTacacataatttaaatgaagATTATATCATTACCCCTTTGAAtgtagaaaaaaacaataataatataagtgctAGTGCAAGTAGTTCTAATAGATATTCTCCATATTCTCCACATCCCaagtatggtgtatataaaccAATGGAGTGGACTTCACgg ACAATTATGGCCTTATTGCAGACAACAAATGATGGTCGTTTCATTATGACTGATGCTAAGGTCAATAATGGCCACCTCTCAGACGAAGCTCAGAATAGCCTGActaaacttttaattaattacttgtTTCAAGATAAGAGCAG GGGTACTGACTTTTACTTTCGGAAAATCGCATCTTtaatcattgaaatatttcctaAAGAACAAGAG AAACTATATTTCATACCATCGAGTAGTGGAAATAATTCTCATGCCAAAGGGAAATTAGTTGAAAGGTGGAAGAATGTCTCGCGTCGTTTGAGAAGTATAGGTGCTATTGAAGGTGAAAGAAAAACTAAATGTGCTAATGATATATCACCTGCAGTCATAACATTTTctg aTGAAATTGAAGCTGCTAAAGTCTGGTTGAGTAAGTCAGGTTCATCTTCTGACTTTGATGAAGTTATTAAACACTGGAAACTTACTTACGATATAAGGAAAACAGAAATCCATGGTTCTGACATTTCAAAACGTCATTTGTCTGAAATTTTTAAATCCTGGCCTATTTTATGTGGCCCAAAAGGATATGTTCtg gtatttgaagattttaatttGGAGTACCCCATCATTAAGAATCTTTTACACGACTGgccaacatttataaaaaagtggacttatttttcaaataatttactgaGTCTACGTAGAAATTCAGTGAAGGATAACTACGGTAAAGACATATTGAAACAACTCGATGCTGTACAACTCAGCGGAA ATACCAGGACGTGCAATATTCTCAAACTTCTCCTAATTCCATATCTTGTGCCCACTAAAacacaaatcaaaaataacaaaaaatcatGGAAACCGTCACTTGTTGAGTCAGCTGCAGCTTTTGTTGTTCATGTTAct AATTTGACAGGACTTGAAGCTGAATTAGATAagagaattcaaaaatatatacagtatgGCACAACTATTCAGCCTTTTATAGTATTGGTTGGCAAAGatatattttccattaaatACTGTTATATCAGAGTCGATGATCAATTTTGGACATTTGACTGTCCACTGGAAGCCGTAGATGCTTGTTTCAAAACATATATGGCATTACACTGCTGCTATCCAAAAGAATGCTATGAGTCGTGGATCATTCTACAACTACAGCTGTACAATTTAGAAACAATTTATGATCGTCAATCTTCAGTTATTGTctctttaaatagtaaaatgaatACCATGAACGAAACtgttagtatttaa
- the LOC132934573 gene encoding uncharacterized protein LOC132934573 isoform X2 produces the protein MDQGDNENIQYIEFFEDQRYNDSISGSTHNLNEDYIITPLNVEKNNNNISASASSSNRYSPYSPHPKYGVYKPMEWTSRTIMALLQTTNDGRFIMTDAKVNNGHLSDEAQNSLTKLLINYLFQDKSRGTDFYFRKIASLIIEIFPKEQEKLYFIPSSSGNNSHAKGKLVERWKNVSRRLRSIGAIEGERKTKCANDISPAVITFSDEIEAAKVWLSKSGSSSDFDEVIKHWKLTYDIRKTEIHGSDISKRHLSEIFKSWPILCGPKGYVLVFEDFNLEYPIIKNLLHDWPTFIKKWTYFSNNLLSLRRNSVKDNYGKDILKQLDAVQLSGNTRTCNILKLLLIPYLVPTKTQIKNNKKSWKPSLVESAAAFVVHVTNLTGLEAELDKRIQKYIQYGTTIQPFIVLVGKDIFSIKYCYIRVDDQFWTFDCPLEAVDACFKTYMALHCCYPKECYESWIILQLQLYNLETIYDRQSSVIVSLNSKMNTMNETVSI, from the exons atggaCCAGGGCGATAacgaaaatatacaatatattgag TTTTTTGAAGATCAAAGATATAATGATAGTATTTCTGGAAGTacacataatttaaatgaagATTATATCATTACCCCTTTGAAtgtagaaaaaaacaataataatataagtgctAGTGCAAGTAGTTCTAATAGATATTCTCCATATTCTCCACATCCCaagtatggtgtatataaaccAATGGAGTGGACTTCACgg ACAATTATGGCCTTATTGCAGACAACAAATGATGGTCGTTTCATTATGACTGATGCTAAGGTCAATAATGGCCACCTCTCAGACGAAGCTCAGAATAGCCTGActaaacttttaattaattacttgtTTCAAGATAAGAGCAG GGGTACTGACTTTTACTTTCGGAAAATCGCATCTTtaatcattgaaatatttcctaAAGAACAAGAG AAACTATATTTCATACCATCGAGTAGTGGAAATAATTCTCATGCCAAAGGGAAATTAGTTGAAAGGTGGAAGAATGTCTCGCGTCGTTTGAGAAGTATAGGTGCTATTGAAGGTGAAAGAAAAACTAAATGTGCTAATGATATATCACCTGCAGTCATAACATTTTctg aTGAAATTGAAGCTGCTAAAGTCTGGTTGAGTAAGTCAGGTTCATCTTCTGACTTTGATGAAGTTATTAAACACTGGAAACTTACTTACGATATAAGGAAAACAGAAATCCATGGTTCTGACATTTCAAAACGTCATTTGTCTGAAATTTTTAAATCCTGGCCTATTTTATGTGGCCCAAAAGGATATGTTCtg gtatttgaagattttaatttGGAGTACCCCATCATTAAGAATCTTTTACACGACTGgccaacatttataaaaaagtggacttatttttcaaataatttactgaGTCTACGTAGAAATTCAGTGAAGGATAACTACGGTAAAGACATATTGAAACAACTCGATGCTGTACAACTCAGCGGAA ATACCAGGACGTGCAATATTCTCAAACTTCTCCTAATTCCATATCTTGTGCCCACTAAAacacaaatcaaaaataacaaaaaatcatGGAAACCGTCACTTGTTGAGTCAGCTGCAGCTTTTGTTGTTCATGTTAct AATTTGACAGGACTTGAAGCTGAATTAGATAagagaattcaaaaatatatacagtatgGCACAACTATTCAGCCTTTTATAGTATTGGTTGGCAAAGatatattttccattaaatACTGTTATATCAGAGTCGATGATCAATTTTGGACATTTGACTGTCCACTGGAAGCCGTAGATGCTTGTTTCAAAACATATATGGCATTACACTGCTGCTATCCAAAAGAATGCTATGAGTCGTGGATCATTCTACAACTACAGCTGTACAATTTAGAAACAATTTATGATCGTCAATCTTCAGTTATTGTctctttaaatagtaaaatgaatACCATGAACGAAACtgttagtatttaa
- the LOC132934573 gene encoding uncharacterized protein LOC132934573 isoform X3, protein MDQGDNENIQYIEQFFEDQRYNDSISGSTHNLNEDYIITPLNVEKNNNNISASASSSNRYSPYSPHPKYGVYKPMEWTSRTTNDGRFIMTDAKVNNGHLSDEAQNSLTKLLINYLFQDKSRGTDFYFRKIASLIIEIFPKEQEKLYFIPSSSGNNSHAKGKLVERWKNVSRRLRSIGAIEGERKTKCANDISPAVITFSDEIEAAKVWLSKSGSSSDFDEVIKHWKLTYDIRKTEIHGSDISKRHLSEIFKSWPILCGPKGYVLVFEDFNLEYPIIKNLLHDWPTFIKKWTYFSNNLLSLRRNSVKDNYGKDILKQLDAVQLSGNTRTCNILKLLLIPYLVPTKTQIKNNKKSWKPSLVESAAAFVVHVTNLTGLEAELDKRIQKYIQYGTTIQPFIVLVGKDIFSIKYCYIRVDDQFWTFDCPLEAVDACFKTYMALHCCYPKECYESWIILQLQLYNLETIYDRQSSVIVSLNSKMNTMNETVSI, encoded by the exons atggaCCAGGGCGATAacgaaaatatacaatatattgag CAGTTTTTTGAAGATCAAAGATATAATGATAGTATTTCTGGAAGTacacataatttaaatgaagATTATATCATTACCCCTTTGAAtgtagaaaaaaacaataataatataagtgctAGTGCAAGTAGTTCTAATAGATATTCTCCATATTCTCCACATCCCaagtatggtgtatataaaccAATGGAGTGGACTTCACgg ACAACAAATGATGGTCGTTTCATTATGACTGATGCTAAGGTCAATAATGGCCACCTCTCAGACGAAGCTCAGAATAGCCTGActaaacttttaattaattacttgtTTCAAGATAAGAGCAG GGGTACTGACTTTTACTTTCGGAAAATCGCATCTTtaatcattgaaatatttcctaAAGAACAAGAG AAACTATATTTCATACCATCGAGTAGTGGAAATAATTCTCATGCCAAAGGGAAATTAGTTGAAAGGTGGAAGAATGTCTCGCGTCGTTTGAGAAGTATAGGTGCTATTGAAGGTGAAAGAAAAACTAAATGTGCTAATGATATATCACCTGCAGTCATAACATTTTctg aTGAAATTGAAGCTGCTAAAGTCTGGTTGAGTAAGTCAGGTTCATCTTCTGACTTTGATGAAGTTATTAAACACTGGAAACTTACTTACGATATAAGGAAAACAGAAATCCATGGTTCTGACATTTCAAAACGTCATTTGTCTGAAATTTTTAAATCCTGGCCTATTTTATGTGGCCCAAAAGGATATGTTCtg gtatttgaagattttaatttGGAGTACCCCATCATTAAGAATCTTTTACACGACTGgccaacatttataaaaaagtggacttatttttcaaataatttactgaGTCTACGTAGAAATTCAGTGAAGGATAACTACGGTAAAGACATATTGAAACAACTCGATGCTGTACAACTCAGCGGAA ATACCAGGACGTGCAATATTCTCAAACTTCTCCTAATTCCATATCTTGTGCCCACTAAAacacaaatcaaaaataacaaaaaatcatGGAAACCGTCACTTGTTGAGTCAGCTGCAGCTTTTGTTGTTCATGTTAct AATTTGACAGGACTTGAAGCTGAATTAGATAagagaattcaaaaatatatacagtatgGCACAACTATTCAGCCTTTTATAGTATTGGTTGGCAAAGatatattttccattaaatACTGTTATATCAGAGTCGATGATCAATTTTGGACATTTGACTGTCCACTGGAAGCCGTAGATGCTTGTTTCAAAACATATATGGCATTACACTGCTGCTATCCAAAAGAATGCTATGAGTCGTGGATCATTCTACAACTACAGCTGTACAATTTAGAAACAATTTATGATCGTCAATCTTCAGTTATTGTctctttaaatagtaaaatgaatACCATGAACGAAACtgttagtatttaa
- the LOC132953822 gene encoding uncharacterized protein LOC132953822, with translation MSKFANIENQIAEFWRLEEVKNCNVYTLEEKRCKQHFESNVKRGEDGRFTVGLPFRDNAPRLGKSYDVALRRMLSLERRFQTDTKLKEEYSKFMKEYSELGHMEVTKNTIPDDKSYYLPHHAVRNESSTSTKLRVVFDASARTSTNVSLNEVLLKGPTVQEDLVSIMTRFRIHKYVFTADIKKMYRQIWVSESQRDFQRILWREDPSQPLNIYRLKTVTYGIVTASYLATACLQKLSEQESSKFPEACQALSRDFYVDDFLAGAMSKQSALRLRDDLITILRGAGLELCKWSSNDPDLLLGVEVVPSANNDLNLQYTGNVTKILGLYWNKDIDAYQYKVLMYNNKTRPTKRVILSEIAAIFDPLGLISPVIICFKIIMQKIWQTRVDWDATLPTEIEGEWRKCRANLIHLNTLKITRLLVGDGDIADIQLHGFADASLTAYGTCLYLRVKNTYITPAPPIWNFKTFCLPLFST, from the coding sequence ATGTCCAAATTCGCAAATATAGAAAATCAAATTGCCGAATTTTGGCGCTTAGAGGAGGTAAAGAATTGCAACGTATACACACTAGAGGAAAAAAGGTGTAAACAACATTTCGAGTCAAATGTAAAGCGTGGTGAAGACGGGCGTTTTACAGTAGGTCTACCTTTTCGTGACAATGCTCCTAGATTAGGAAAATCGTATGACGTAGCCCTTCGCAGAATGTTATCATTAGAACGACGATTTCAAACCGATACCAAGCTCAAGGAAGAATATAGCAAATTTATGAAAGAGTACTCCGAACTTGGACACATGGAAGTTACGAAAAACACGATTCCAGatgataaaagttattatttaccGCACCATGCAGTTCGCAACGAAAGCAGTACTAGTACCAAACTGCGCGTGGTTTTCGATGCGTCGGCGAGAACAAGTACTAACGTAAGTCTAAATGAAGTGCTTCTAAAGGGACCCACCGTACAAGAGGATTTGGTCTCTATAATGACGCGATTTCGTATACACAAATACGTATTCACagctgatataaaaaaaatgtaccggCAGATTTGGGTGTCGGAAAGCCAACGTGATTTCCAGCGCATTTTGTGGCGTGAAGACCCAAGCCAGCCACTAAATATATATCGACTAAAAACTGTTACGTATGGCATAGTCACCGCTTCATACCTGGCAACGGCCTGTTTACAAAAATTATCCGAACAAGAGTCGTCAAAATTTCCCGAAGCCTGTCAGGCCCTAAGTCGTGATTTCTATGTAGACGATTTTCTCGCCGGAGCTATGTCAAAACAGTCTGCATTAAGATTACGCGATGACCTAATAACGATTTTGAGGGGCGCTGGTCTAGAGCTGTGTAAATGGTCGAGCAACGATCCCGACTTGTTGCTTGGTGTTGAAGTAGTACCAAGTGCCAACAATGACTTAAATTTGCAGTATACGGGAAATGTTACAAAAATTTTGGGACTTTATTGGAATAAAGACATTGATGCATATCAATACAAAGTGTTAATGTACAATAACAAAACGCGACCAACAAAACGCGTGATATTGTCCGAGATTGCCGCAATTTTCGATCCGCTTGGTTTAATAAGCCctgtaataatttgttttaaaatcataatgcAAAAAATATGGCAAACGCGGGTAGATTGGGATGCAACGTTACCAACAGAAATTGAAGGCGAGTGGCGCAAGTGCCgtgcaaatttaatacatttaaacacgTTAAAAATTACGCGTTTGCTCGTGGGTGATGGTGACATTGCGGATATACAATTACATGGGTTCGCGGACGCATCACTTACAGCATATGGCACTTGTCTATATCTCCGCGTAAAAAACACGTACATCACCCCAGCCCCACccatttggaattttaaaacattttgtttaccATTATTTAGTActtaa